The following are from one region of the Aquirufa lenticrescens genome:
- a CDS encoding sterol desaturase family protein, whose product MMIESYFATIPSAHRGLILAGGIMLFWLIETGIPLVNFKGNKWAHAKLNLFLTFTTIAINFPFAVLLVMASDWTTEANFGILHWFAMPSWAFLIVGLLLMDLVGAYLVHLIEHKIKVLWKFHMVHHADTQVDTTTANRHHPGESVIRAVFAILAILVCGAPMWIVFLYQSLSVVLSQFNHANISLPLWLDKALSYVIISPNMHKVHHHFERPQTDSNYGNIFAFWDRLFGTFDATPMEKIKYGLDVLDNDKDQSFAYQLNLPFNSKIKTDE is encoded by the coding sequence ATGATGATTGAATCGTATTTTGCTACCATCCCTAGTGCACATCGCGGCTTGATTTTAGCTGGCGGAATTATGTTGTTTTGGTTGATTGAAACCGGGATTCCCTTAGTGAATTTCAAAGGAAACAAGTGGGCTCATGCAAAGCTGAACCTCTTTTTGACCTTCACCACCATTGCGATTAATTTCCCGTTTGCGGTGCTATTAGTAATGGCGAGCGACTGGACGACTGAAGCAAATTTTGGCATTTTACATTGGTTTGCGATGCCTAGCTGGGCCTTCTTAATCGTGGGATTATTGCTGATGGACTTAGTGGGCGCCTATTTAGTGCATTTGATCGAGCACAAGATTAAGGTGCTTTGGAAGTTCCACATGGTGCATCACGCGGACACGCAGGTGGACACGACCACGGCGAATCGTCACCATCCGGGCGAGAGTGTGATTCGGGCGGTCTTCGCCATTTTAGCGATTTTGGTGTGTGGAGCGCCTATGTGGATCGTGTTTTTGTACCAAAGCCTCAGCGTCGTACTTTCTCAGTTCAATCACGCTAATATCAGTTTGCCGCTTTGGCTAGATAAGGCCCTTTCCTATGTGATCATTTCACCTAATATGCACAAGGTACACCACCACTTCGAGCGTCCACAAACGGACTCGAACTACGGGAATATCTTTGCGTTTTGGGATCGCCTTTTCGGCACGTTTGATGCCACGCCGATGGAGAAAATCAAATATGGTTTAGACGTGTTAGATAACGACAAGGACCAATCCTTTGCCTACCAATTAAACCTTCCTTTTAACTCGAAAATCAAAACAGACGAATGA
- a CDS encoding alpha-L-fucosidase: MKKILLLSLLLLSTLVYSQTYTPSPANLAARTDFQNNKYGLFVHWGISSMLADGEWVMNNRKIEKKDYQRLLKGFYPSEFNAAEWVTMAKNSGMKYIIFITRHHDGFSNWDTQQSDWKITNTPFKRDVLKELAAECKKQGIKLGLYYSTLDWYRDDYPRETGRTGQSSGRTGKSDYASYLKFMKAQLTELLTNYGEISNIWFDGHWDQTNPEGNKDRSSRIDWKYDEIYGLIHSIQPACMIGNNHHLDPIPGEDFQMFERDLPGENLHGLSFQTASALPLETCETINGAWGYNMNDHKYKTPTQIHQLLVGAAGRNANLLLNVGPMPTGKIQPEFTDSLAVVGKWLEANGRSVYGTRGGPVKPQQWGVTTENASSVFVHLFHKPSEESVFIPGKYKKASVLNGAAVKAKIEKDGMRIVVADVPVGTQVIELVK, from the coding sequence ATGAAAAAAATATTATTACTCTCGCTTTTACTACTAAGCACGCTGGTTTACAGCCAAACTTACACCCCCTCTCCTGCCAATCTAGCGGCGAGAACGGACTTCCAAAACAACAAATACGGCCTTTTCGTCCACTGGGGCATCTCTTCGATGCTGGCCGATGGCGAATGGGTGATGAACAACCGTAAGATCGAAAAGAAAGATTACCAACGACTTTTAAAGGGTTTTTATCCCTCCGAATTCAACGCAGCCGAGTGGGTTACTATGGCCAAGAATTCCGGCATGAAATACATTATTTTCATCACGCGCCACCACGATGGTTTCTCGAATTGGGATACGCAACAATCGGATTGGAAGATTACGAATACACCCTTTAAGCGCGACGTGCTTAAGGAATTAGCGGCGGAATGCAAGAAACAGGGGATTAAACTGGGTTTATACTATTCGACTTTGGACTGGTACCGCGATGATTATCCTAGGGAAACGGGGCGCACGGGACAAAGCTCCGGCAGAACGGGTAAGAGTGATTACGCGTCTTATTTGAAATTCATGAAGGCGCAGTTAACGGAATTATTGACGAACTATGGCGAGATTTCAAACATCTGGTTTGATGGCCATTGGGATCAAACGAATCCGGAAGGAAATAAGGATCGCAGCTCGCGGATTGATTGGAAATACGATGAGATTTATGGCTTGATTCACTCGATTCAGCCGGCGTGTATGATTGGGAATAACCATCATTTGGATCCGATTCCAGGAGAGGATTTCCAAATGTTTGAGCGCGATCTTCCAGGCGAAAATCTACATGGTTTGAGCTTTCAGACGGCCTCTGCTTTGCCTTTGGAAACCTGCGAAACCATCAACGGCGCCTGGGGTTATAATATGAACGACCACAAGTACAAAACGCCTACCCAAATCCACCAGTTATTAGTGGGAGCGGCGGGTCGTAACGCGAACTTATTATTGAATGTGGGGCCCATGCCTACGGGCAAGATTCAGCCGGAATTCACGGACAGTTTAGCGGTAGTAGGCAAGTGGCTAGAGGCCAATGGCCGTTCGGTTTATGGAACGCGCGGAGGTCCGGTGAAACCGCAACAATGGGGTGTTACAACGGAGAACGCGAGCAGCGTATTCGTGCATTTGTTCCACAAACCGAGTGAAGAAAGTGTGTTCATTCCGGGCAAATACAAGAAGGCTTCCGTTTTAAATGGCGCCGCTGTAAAAGCTAAAATCGAGAAGGATGGAATGCGAATTGTGGTGGCAGATGTGCCGGTGGGGACGCAGGTGATCGAACTAGTAAAATAA
- a CDS encoding DinB family protein: METTNHFVAEWVEARTRFSNQLKTLLAEDLSKHLGDSPNSIGFLIRHIGDVELLFSKNVFGNSSVQVSAKTVIAGHDTGEWRDLESLLAYVEESFSILHETLVSQPDSVWSEVITTKEFGTKTKAEALGRIVSHTAYHAGQIAIIHKYGN, encoded by the coding sequence ATGGAAACGACGAATCATTTTGTCGCTGAGTGGGTCGAGGCTCGCACGCGATTTTCGAATCAATTGAAAACCTTACTTGCAGAGGATTTAAGCAAGCATTTAGGCGATTCACCTAATTCGATTGGTTTTTTGATCCGTCACATTGGGGATGTAGAGTTATTGTTTTCGAAGAATGTGTTCGGGAATTCGTCGGTGCAAGTGTCCGCTAAAACGGTCATTGCTGGCCACGATACGGGTGAGTGGAGGGACTTGGAAAGCTTGTTAGCTTACGTGGAGGAGTCGTTTTCGATATTACACGAAACCTTAGTTTCACAGCCGGATTCGGTTTGGTCGGAGGTGATTACGACGAAGGAATTTGGGACAAAAACAAAAGCAGAAGCACTGGGTAGAATTGTCTCCCACACGGCTTATCATGCTGGACAAATAGCCATCATCCATAAATACGGTAACTAA
- a CDS encoding dihydrodipicolinate synthase family protein has product MTALPRGFIPVMLTPFQDDLSIDFAILRQLCDLYIDKGAVGLFANCLSSEMYELSSEERLEVIKTVVDQTAGRVPVVATGTFQSSIEEMASFSNQVYELGADAVIILNNQFVSAEESDEVFIARIRRWMELTPGVPFGIYECPVPYKRLVSIPVLEELLATGRLCYHKDTSLNLAQVQAKIQAGKASHFGVYDAYMVHAKASLAAGSMGLSCIQGNFFPDLLADFCLRPSEDFQAFLTDNMELMHSAYPTSAKYVLQKQGFPIGLATRRKVEPLTEFLKAALDELLTSASRYQFP; this is encoded by the coding sequence ATGACAGCCCTACCACGCGGTTTTATTCCAGTGATGCTCACCCCTTTTCAGGACGATTTATCTATTGATTTTGCTATTTTACGCCAATTGTGTGATCTCTATATCGATAAGGGAGCAGTAGGGCTTTTTGCAAATTGCCTTTCGAGCGAGATGTATGAATTATCCTCTGAAGAACGATTAGAAGTCATTAAAACGGTAGTAGATCAAACGGCGGGCAGAGTGCCAGTAGTCGCGACGGGAACTTTTCAGAGCAGTATCGAGGAGATGGCCTCATTCTCGAATCAAGTTTATGAATTAGGGGCGGATGCGGTCATTATTTTGAATAATCAGTTTGTATCCGCAGAAGAATCCGATGAGGTATTTATAGCGCGCATCCGTCGCTGGATGGAGTTAACTCCGGGCGTGCCGTTTGGCATTTATGAATGCCCGGTTCCCTATAAAAGATTGGTTTCGATCCCGGTTTTAGAGGAGCTTTTAGCGACTGGACGACTCTGTTATCACAAGGATACGTCGCTCAATTTAGCGCAGGTGCAGGCGAAAATTCAGGCTGGGAAAGCATCCCATTTTGGGGTATATGATGCCTATATGGTTCATGCCAAAGCTTCTTTAGCCGCCGGCTCAATGGGCCTTTCCTGCATTCAAGGCAACTTTTTCCCTGATTTACTCGCTGATTTCTGCTTGCGACCTTCTGAAGATTTTCAAGCTTTTCTGACTGATAACATGGAGCTAATGCATTCGGCATATCCCACGAGCGCAAAATATGTGTTGCAAAAACAGGGCTTTCCTATAGGGCTTGCCACGAGGCGCAAAGTGGAACCTTTAACTGAGTTTCTAAAAGCAGCATTAGACGAATTGCTTACATCAGCTTCTCGGTATCAATTTCCATAA
- a CDS encoding serine hydrolase domain-containing protein yields the protein MKKLLILFLLPLSLVAQVLSPVVQPTADFDAKKLEAIDALVKSYVEKNHLVGAVTLIVKNNQLVHYKGHGYADLASKKPMPADAIFRIMSQTKALTSLGILQLFEQGKLRLDQPISDFLPSFKSPRVLKDFNAADTSYTSEPAKREITFRDLLTHSSGLDYAGIGSDKMKAIYAKAGVPSGLGDNGTTLLQAITKLGTLPLIHNPGEKFTYGLNTDVLGCLIEVISGETLEAYLTNHIFIPLGMKDTYFNLPADKGSRLPTVYTENEQNQIIPWSPTFRGINPNYPLFKKKFFSGGAGLSSTAFDYAIFLQCILNGGKYNGKQIIGRRTAELMVSPNFNLGNDDYGLGFQITGEKSANRRMRNKGSFAWGGYYGTTYWADPKEKMIVLIMSQHTPNSHGDYQEKIENIIYGALK from the coding sequence ATGAAAAAACTCTTAATTCTCTTCTTGCTCCCGCTATCGTTAGTGGCGCAAGTTTTATCGCCGGTGGTGCAGCCCACGGCAGATTTTGATGCCAAAAAACTCGAAGCGATTGATGCTCTAGTCAAATCCTATGTGGAGAAAAACCATTTAGTGGGAGCAGTTACCTTGATCGTGAAGAACAACCAACTCGTGCATTACAAGGGCCATGGCTACGCGGATTTGGCGAGCAAAAAACCAATGCCGGCAGACGCAATCTTCCGCATCATGTCACAGACCAAAGCCCTAACCAGCCTAGGCATCTTGCAGCTTTTCGAACAAGGAAAATTACGCTTAGACCAACCGATTTCAGACTTCCTTCCGTCCTTCAAATCACCGCGCGTATTGAAGGATTTCAATGCCGCAGACACGAGCTACACCTCGGAACCAGCGAAACGCGAGATCACCTTCCGCGATCTGTTAACGCACTCTTCGGGCTTAGATTACGCGGGAATTGGGTCTGATAAAATGAAGGCGATTTACGCGAAAGCCGGCGTCCCATCGGGCCTAGGCGACAACGGAACCACGTTATTGCAGGCAATCACGAAATTAGGAACCCTACCTTTAATCCACAATCCAGGTGAAAAATTCACCTATGGTTTGAACACGGATGTCTTGGGCTGTTTGATCGAGGTGATCAGCGGAGAGACTTTGGAAGCCTATTTAACAAACCATATCTTCATCCCATTAGGCATGAAGGACACCTATTTCAATTTGCCGGCGGATAAAGGATCGCGCTTGCCTACGGTATACACGGAAAATGAGCAGAACCAAATCATCCCTTGGTCACCTACATTCCGTGGCATTAACCCGAACTATCCATTATTCAAGAAGAAGTTCTTCTCTGGCGGCGCTGGACTTTCGTCTACGGCGTTTGACTACGCGATCTTCTTGCAATGCATCTTGAACGGAGGTAAATACAACGGAAAACAAATCATTGGACGTCGTACGGCAGAATTGATGGTGAGCCCGAACTTCAATTTAGGCAATGATGACTATGGTTTAGGGTTCCAAATCACTGGCGAAAAATCCGCTAATCGCAGGATGCGCAACAAAGGATCCTTCGCTTGGGGAGGCTACTATGGAACGACCTATTGGGCAGACCCGAAAGAGAAAATGATCGTGTTGATTATGTCGCAACACACGCCAAACTCCCACGGTGATTACCAGGAAAAAATAGAGAATATTATTTACGGAGCATTGAAATAA
- a CDS encoding sodium:solute symporter → MAVLDLFLILCYLLAMVGIGVYFSRKNKSSEQFTTASGSIPGWALGLSFYATFLSAITFLGDPGKSFGANWNPFVFSLSIPLAAIVATKWFVPFYRESGEISAYTHLEKRFGNWARTYAMVCFIMTQLARMGTIFYGIALTLNALTGIDMRLIILVAGLCIILYTVLGGMEAVIWTEVIQAVLKTLGAGMILYLITLQTPLSAIIKRAVQEDKFSLGTFDFNFQTSSFWVILGYGFFINLTNFGIDQNYIQRYHTAKNPRDAAKSIWLCVLYYVPVSFLFFFIGTALYSFYAENPALILELKQQVSIEKNIPLDALQASDYGDRVLPYFMKTQIPTGFLGLLIAALLSAGMSTMSSGMNSSATVFLKDIYLRYIDPEADAKKQFRLLLIATTCMGGLGIVFGISMIGVKSLLDVWWKLSGIFAGGMLGIFLLGFLAKKVRNFEAKIAAIIGLLLIALMSFKDNLPEALQIPLDSKMTVVVGTVSIVGIGVLIQKLRTK, encoded by the coding sequence ATTTTTCGAGAAAGAATAAGAGTTCCGAACAGTTTACGACTGCCTCCGGATCGATTCCGGGCTGGGCTTTGGGCTTGAGTTTTTATGCCACTTTTCTGAGTGCAATTACATTTTTAGGGGATCCAGGGAAGTCGTTTGGGGCGAATTGGAATCCCTTTGTTTTTAGTCTGTCTATTCCACTCGCGGCCATCGTCGCCACGAAATGGTTTGTTCCCTTTTACCGAGAAAGTGGAGAAATTAGTGCGTATACGCATTTAGAAAAGCGGTTTGGGAATTGGGCTAGGACCTATGCAATGGTCTGTTTTATCATGACGCAGCTGGCGAGAATGGGGACGATTTTTTATGGAATCGCACTGACTTTAAACGCGCTGACAGGGATTGATATGCGCCTGATTATTCTGGTGGCAGGGCTTTGCATTATTCTCTATACGGTGTTAGGCGGGATGGAAGCGGTGATTTGGACTGAGGTTATTCAAGCCGTTTTAAAGACGCTGGGGGCCGGGATGATTCTCTATTTGATTACGTTGCAAACGCCCCTCAGTGCGATCATTAAAAGGGCGGTACAGGAGGATAAATTCAGCCTGGGGACCTTCGATTTCAATTTTCAAACGAGTTCTTTTTGGGTGATTTTAGGGTATGGTTTTTTTATCAATCTGACGAATTTTGGGATAGACCAAAACTATATTCAGCGTTACCATACCGCTAAAAATCCCCGCGATGCGGCGAAAAGTATTTGGCTTTGCGTACTATATTATGTGCCTGTTTCGTTTCTGTTTTTCTTTATTGGGACTGCGCTGTACAGTTTTTATGCGGAGAATCCGGCGCTGATTTTGGAACTGAAACAACAGGTTTCTATCGAGAAAAACATTCCGCTGGACGCCCTACAAGCGAGTGATTATGGCGACCGCGTTTTGCCCTATTTTATGAAAACCCAAATCCCCACCGGGTTCCTCGGTCTGCTCATCGCCGCCCTTTTATCCGCGGGAATGAGCACGATGAGTTCGGGGATGAATAGTTCGGCGACGGTGTTTTTGAAAGACATCTATTTACGTTATATCGATCCAGAAGCAGACGCGAAAAAACAGTTTCGGCTGTTGTTAATCGCTACGACTTGTATGGGTGGATTGGGCATCGTTTTTGGGATAAGTATGATAGGGGTAAAAAGCCTTTTAGATGTGTGGTGGAAGCTTTCTGGGATTTTTGCGGGAGGAATGTTAGGCATCTTTTTGCTCGGGTTTTTAGCGAAAAAGGTACGCAATTTCGAGGCCAAAATCGCTGCGATTATAGGTTTACTCCTGATTGCGTTGATGTCGTTCAAGGATAACTTGCCTGAAGCTTTGCAAATTCCTTTAGATAGTAAAATGACAGTGGTTGTGGGGACCGTAAGTATCGTGGGAATAGGCGTTCTCATTCAAAAATTGCGCACAAAATGA
- a CDS encoding Dabb family protein, giving the protein MSLRHAGIFNFKATVSESQKHEFFVALKALEEINGVEKMEVSRQTSSKNKFKYGFSMEFASPEIYQAYSIHPQHDAFVQDFFIPLVEDFMEIDTEKLM; this is encoded by the coding sequence ATGAGTTTACGACACGCAGGCATTTTTAATTTCAAAGCAACGGTTTCAGAATCACAGAAGCACGAATTCTTCGTGGCGCTGAAAGCATTAGAAGAAATTAACGGGGTAGAAAAAATGGAAGTCTCTCGCCAAACCAGCTCCAAAAACAAGTTCAAATACGGCTTCTCCATGGAATTCGCATCGCCAGAAATTTACCAAGCCTATTCGATTCATCCACAACACGACGCCTTCGTGCAGGATTTTTTCATTCCCTTAGTGGAGGACTTTATGGAAATTGATACCGAGAAGCTGATGTAA